From the Streptomyces syringium genome, one window contains:
- a CDS encoding helix-turn-helix transcriptional regulator, whose protein sequence is MKYAGEVPQDPAAEAAAGAQAPAHTPARDDQRAHDDQRGTRNRVARSILDHGPSTAAELAQRLELTQAAVRRHLDTLLAEGVVEPREKRVYGARTRGRPAKMFALTDCGRDAFDQAYDKLAGDALRWIAQAAGGGEMGEAAVAAFARARMTAQAEGYRAALEAVAPEERTEALARALTADGYAATARSAPVGEQLCQHHCPVAHVAEQFPQLCEAETEVFSRLLGTHVQRLATIAHGDGVCTTFIPKTTTASTSTAGRNPA, encoded by the coding sequence GTGAAATACGCGGGCGAGGTTCCCCAGGACCCCGCGGCCGAGGCGGCCGCAGGGGCCCAGGCCCCTGCGCACACGCCCGCGCGGGACGACCAGCGCGCGCACGACGACCAGCGGGGCACCCGCAATCGCGTCGCCCGGTCCATCCTCGATCACGGTCCGTCCACCGCGGCCGAGCTGGCCCAGCGGCTGGAGCTCACCCAGGCGGCCGTACGCCGCCACCTCGACACCCTCCTCGCCGAGGGCGTCGTGGAGCCCCGGGAGAAGCGCGTCTACGGCGCGCGGACGCGCGGACGCCCCGCGAAGATGTTCGCCCTCACCGACTGCGGCCGGGACGCCTTCGACCAGGCCTACGACAAGCTCGCCGGAGACGCTCTGCGCTGGATCGCGCAGGCAGCCGGCGGCGGTGAGATGGGCGAGGCCGCCGTGGCGGCCTTCGCCCGCGCCCGGATGACCGCCCAGGCCGAGGGATACCGGGCCGCCCTCGAGGCCGTCGCCCCCGAGGAGCGGACGGAGGCCCTCGCCAGGGCATTGACCGCCGACGGGTACGCTGCTACAGCGCGTAGCGCACCGGTCGGCGAACAGCTTTGCCAGCACCACTGCCCGGTCGCCCATGTCGCCGAGCAGTTCCCCCAGCTGTGCGAGGCGGAGACCGAGGTCTTCTCCCGCCTGCTCGGGACTCATGTGCAGCGTCTGGCCACCATCGCCCACGGCGACGGTGTGTGCACGACGTTCATCCCCAAGACCACCACAGCATCCACCAGCACGGCCGGGAGGAACCCCGCATGA
- the tal gene encoding transaldolase yields MTDALKRLSDEGVAIWLDDLSRKRITSGNLAELIDQSHVVGVTTNPSIFQKAISSGDGYEQQLADLAVRGVTVEEAIRMITTADVRDAADILRPVFDATDGQDGRVSIEVDPRLAHNTHATVAEAKQLAWLVDRPNTLIKIPATRAGLPAIAEVIGKGISVNVTLIFSLERYRAVMDAYLTGLEKAKAAGLDLSLIHSVASFFVSRVDTEIDKRLDALGTAEAKELRGKAALANARLAYQAYEEVFSSDRWAALEKSGANKQRALWASTGVKDPAYKDTLYVDDLVAPNTVNTMPEATLEATADHGQITGDTVRGTYEQAKAELDALAKVGISYDDVVQLLEDEGVEKFEASWNDLLKSTEAELKRLAPEA; encoded by the coding sequence ATGACAGACGCACTCAAGCGCCTCTCCGACGAAGGCGTCGCGATCTGGCTGGACGACCTGTCCCGCAAGCGCATCACGTCGGGCAACCTGGCCGAGCTCATCGACCAGAGCCACGTCGTGGGCGTCACGACCAACCCGTCGATCTTCCAGAAGGCCATCTCCAGCGGTGACGGCTACGAGCAGCAGCTCGCCGACCTCGCCGTGCGCGGGGTGACCGTGGAAGAGGCCATCCGCATGATCACCACGGCGGACGTCCGCGACGCCGCCGACATCCTGCGCCCGGTCTTCGACGCGACGGACGGCCAGGACGGCCGGGTCTCCATCGAGGTCGACCCGCGCCTGGCACACAACACCCACGCCACCGTCGCCGAGGCCAAGCAGCTGGCCTGGCTGGTGGACCGCCCGAACACCCTCATCAAGATCCCGGCGACCCGGGCGGGCCTGCCGGCCATCGCCGAGGTGATCGGCAAGGGCATCAGCGTCAATGTGACGCTGATCTTCTCCCTCGAGCGCTACCGCGCGGTGATGGACGCCTACCTGACCGGTCTGGAGAAGGCCAAGGCCGCGGGCCTGGACCTGTCGCTCATCCACTCGGTCGCGTCCTTCTTCGTGTCCCGCGTGGACACCGAGATCGACAAGCGCCTCGACGCGCTGGGCACGGCGGAGGCCAAGGAGCTGCGCGGCAAGGCGGCGCTCGCCAACGCCCGCCTGGCCTACCAGGCGTACGAGGAGGTCTTCTCCTCCGACCGCTGGGCCGCCCTGGAGAAGTCCGGCGCCAACAAGCAGCGCGCCCTGTGGGCCTCGACCGGCGTCAAGGACCCGGCCTACAAGGACACGCTGTACGTGGACGACCTGGTCGCCCCGAACACGGTCAACACCATGCCGGAGGCCACCCTGGAGGCCACCGCCGACCACGGGCAGATCACCGGTGACACCGTGCGCGGCACGTACGAGCAGGCCAAGGCCGAGCTCGACGCGCTGGCGAAGGTCGGGATCTCGTACGACGACGTCGTGCAGCTCCTGGAGGACGAGGGCGTCGAGAAGTTCGAGGCGTCGTGGAACGACCTGCTGAAGTCCACTGAGGCGGAGCTCAAGCGCCTCGCTCCGGAGGCGTGA
- the tkt gene encoding transketolase — protein sequence MSNKPTTTDLEWTELDQRAVDTARVLAMDSVQKVGNGHPGTAMSLAPAAYLLFQKLMRHDPSDADWTGRDRFVLSPGHTSLTLYIQLFMAGYGLELADLKSFRTWDSKTPGHPEHGHTRGVETTTGPLGQGIANAVGMAMAARYERGLFDPEAPQGESPFDHTIWAIVSDGDLEEGISAEASSLAGHQKLGNLVALYDDNHISIEGDTATALSEDVLARYEAYGWHVQRIEQSPNGDFDIQALYAALKAAQAETERPSIIAARTIIAWPAPNAQNTEASHGSALGDEEVAATKKVLGFDPEQTFQVEDEVFAHVRTVVDRGREAHATWSKRLEEWRTANPQRAADFDRINAGELPDGWEKAIPSFPAGKDVATRKASGEVLKALGGVIPELWGGSADLAGSNNTTIDASSSFLPEGNPLPEANPYGRTVHFGIREHAMGSTMNGIALHGNTRIYGGTFLVFSDYMRPAVRLAALMKLPVTYVWTHDSIGLGEDGPTHQPVEHMAALRAIPGLNMVRPADANETAIAWREITKRHTTNPAPHGLALTRQNVPTYEANEGVAKGGYVLFEAEGGRPQVILIGTGSEVQLAVEARDVLQAEGIPTRVVSMPSVEWFEEQDQAYRDGVLLPDVKARVAVEAGIGLTWYRYVGESGRIVSLEHFGASADYKVLYREFGLTTEAVVAAARESVEHADANRR from the coding sequence GTGAGCAACAAGCCGACCACCACAGACCTCGAGTGGACCGAACTGGACCAGCGGGCCGTCGATACCGCTCGCGTCCTGGCCATGGATTCCGTACAGAAGGTCGGTAACGGCCATCCCGGCACGGCCATGAGCCTGGCGCCCGCCGCCTATCTGCTGTTCCAGAAGCTGATGCGGCACGATCCGAGCGACGCCGACTGGACCGGACGCGACCGGTTCGTCCTCTCCCCCGGCCACACGAGCCTGACGCTCTACATCCAGCTCTTCATGGCCGGGTACGGCCTGGAGCTCGCGGACCTGAAGTCGTTCCGCACCTGGGACAGCAAGACCCCGGGCCACCCCGAGCACGGCCACACCCGCGGCGTGGAGACCACCACCGGCCCGCTGGGCCAGGGCATCGCCAACGCGGTGGGCATGGCCATGGCCGCCCGCTACGAGCGCGGTCTGTTCGACCCGGAGGCCCCGCAGGGCGAGTCGCCCTTCGACCACACCATCTGGGCGATCGTCTCCGACGGCGACCTGGAGGAGGGCATCTCCGCCGAGGCGTCCTCGCTGGCCGGCCACCAGAAGCTCGGCAACCTCGTCGCGCTCTACGACGACAACCACATCTCGATCGAGGGCGACACCGCCACGGCGCTCTCCGAGGACGTCCTCGCGCGCTACGAGGCGTACGGCTGGCACGTCCAGCGCATCGAGCAGTCCCCGAACGGCGACTTCGACATCCAGGCGCTGTACGCGGCGCTGAAGGCGGCGCAGGCGGAGACCGAGCGCCCCTCGATCATCGCCGCGCGCACGATCATCGCCTGGCCCGCCCCGAACGCGCAGAACACCGAGGCCTCGCACGGCTCGGCGCTGGGCGACGAGGAGGTGGCCGCGACCAAGAAGGTGCTGGGCTTCGACCCCGAGCAGACCTTCCAGGTCGAGGACGAGGTCTTCGCCCACGTCCGCACGGTCGTCGACCGCGGCCGCGAGGCGCACGCCACGTGGAGCAAGCGGCTGGAGGAGTGGCGCACGGCGAACCCGCAGCGCGCCGCCGACTTCGACCGGATCAACGCGGGCGAGCTGCCCGACGGCTGGGAGAAGGCGATCCCGTCCTTCCCCGCCGGCAAGGACGTCGCGACCCGCAAGGCGTCGGGCGAGGTCCTCAAGGCGCTGGGCGGCGTGATCCCCGAGCTGTGGGGCGGCTCCGCCGACCTCGCCGGCTCGAACAACACGACCATCGACGCGTCGTCGTCCTTCCTCCCGGAGGGCAACCCGCTGCCGGAGGCGAACCCCTACGGCCGCACGGTGCACTTCGGCATCCGTGAGCACGCCATGGGCTCGACCATGAACGGCATCGCGCTGCACGGCAACACCCGTATCTACGGCGGCACCTTCCTGGTGTTCTCCGACTACATGCGCCCGGCCGTGCGCCTGGCCGCGCTGATGAAGCTGCCGGTCACCTACGTGTGGACGCACGACTCCATCGGCCTCGGCGAGGACGGCCCGACCCACCAGCCGGTCGAGCACATGGCCGCGCTGCGCGCCATCCCGGGCCTGAACATGGTCCGCCCGGCCGACGCCAACGAGACGGCGATCGCCTGGCGCGAGATCACCAAGCGTCACACCACGAACCCGGCGCCGCACGGCCTGGCCCTCACCCGCCAGAACGTGCCCACCTACGAGGCCAACGAGGGCGTCGCCAAGGGCGGCTACGTCCTGTTCGAGGCCGAGGGCGGCCGTCCGCAGGTGATCCTGATCGGCACCGGTTCCGAGGTCCAGCTGGCCGTCGAGGCGCGTGACGTCCTCCAGGCCGAGGGCATCCCGACCCGGGTCGTCTCGATGCCGTCCGTCGAGTGGTTCGAGGAGCAGGACCAGGCGTACCGCGACGGCGTGCTGCTGCCCGACGTCAAGGCGCGGGTCGCGGTCGAGGCCGGCATCGGTCTGACCTGGTACCGCTACGTCGGCGAGAGCGGCCGGATCGTCTCGCTGGAGCACTTCGGCGCCTCCGCCGACTACAAGGTGCTCTACCGCGAGTTCGGCCTGACCACCGAGGCCGTGGTCGCCGCCGCGCGCGAGTCGGTCGAGCACGCCGACGCCAACCGCCGCTGA
- a CDS encoding heme o synthase has protein sequence MTAVESRPAGGGTSHALKAVGELAESPRHRPFGARVKAFVALTKPRVIELLLMTTVPVMFLAAEGVPDLWLVLATCIGGYLSAGGAGAYNMYIDRDIDAMMDRTSQRPLVTGMVSPRECLVFASALTVGSTVWFWYLVNPLSAMLSLGASLFYVVVYTMILKRRTAQNIVWGGIAGCMPVFIGWSAVTNSVSWASLVLFLVIFFWTPPHYWPLSMKVKDDYERVGVPMLPVTAGNKVVARQIVLYSWVMVGVSLSLQPLGYTSWFYTVVAAALGAFWLKEAHGLQARAKAGITGAKLKEMRLFHWSITYVSLLFAAVAVDPFLH, from the coding sequence GTGACGGCCGTCGAATCCCGTCCTGCGGGTGGGGGTACCTCCCACGCCCTCAAGGCTGTGGGGGAGCTCGCCGAGAGCCCCCGCCACCGGCCGTTCGGGGCCCGTGTCAAGGCGTTCGTTGCGTTGACCAAGCCCCGCGTCATCGAGCTGCTGCTCATGACGACCGTGCCCGTGATGTTCCTCGCCGCGGAGGGCGTGCCCGACCTGTGGCTGGTCCTGGCGACCTGCATCGGCGGCTATCTGTCGGCGGGCGGCGCGGGCGCCTACAACATGTACATCGACCGCGACATCGACGCGATGATGGACCGCACCTCGCAGCGGCCGCTGGTCACCGGCATGGTCTCGCCGCGTGAGTGCCTGGTCTTCGCCTCGGCGCTGACCGTCGGGTCGACGGTGTGGTTCTGGTACCTGGTCAATCCGCTGTCGGCGATGCTCTCGCTCGGTGCCTCGCTGTTCTACGTCGTCGTCTACACGATGATCCTCAAGCGGCGTACCGCGCAGAACATCGTCTGGGGCGGCATCGCGGGCTGCATGCCGGTCTTCATCGGCTGGTCCGCGGTCACCAACTCCGTCTCCTGGGCCTCCCTCGTCCTCTTCCTCGTCATCTTCTTCTGGACGCCGCCGCACTACTGGCCGCTGTCGATGAAGGTCAAGGACGACTACGAGCGCGTGGGCGTCCCGATGCTGCCGGTCACCGCGGGCAACAAGGTGGTGGCCCGCCAGATCGTCCTCTACAGCTGGGTGATGGTCGGCGTCTCCCTCTCGCTCCAGCCGCTCGGCTACACCAGCTGGTTCTACACGGTCGTCGCGGCCGCGCTCGGTGCCTTCTGGCTCAAGGAGGCGCACGGCCTCCAGGCCCGCGCCAAGGCGGGGATCACGGGCGCGAAGCTCAAGGAGATGCGGCTGTTCCACTGGTCCATCACCTATGTCTCGCTGCTCTTCGCCGCCGTCGCCGTGGATCCCTTCCTTCATTAA
- a CDS encoding ABC transporter ATP-binding protein: MRSAFPGDDPRPPGRELAVEIHHLVKRYGPKTAVDGLDLSVATGTLTAVLGPNGAGKTTTIETCEGYRRPDAGTVRVLGLDPVADSAALRPRIGVMLQSGGVYPGARAEEMLRHTASLHAHPVDVDSLIERLGLGSCGRTAYRRLSGGQQQRLALAMAVVGRPELVFLDEPTAGLDPQARRATWDLVRELRADGVTVVLTTHHMDEAEQLADDVAIVDGGKVIAQGSPEELCRGGAENTLRFSGRPGLDLASLLKALPADSAAVELTSGTYRVTGKVDPQLLATVTVWCAQNGVMPDRIAVERHTLEDVFLELTGKELRA; encoded by the coding sequence ATGCGCAGCGCCTTCCCGGGGGACGATCCCCGGCCCCCCGGCCGAGAGCTCGCGGTCGAGATCCACCATCTGGTCAAGCGGTACGGCCCGAAGACCGCGGTGGACGGGCTCGACCTGTCCGTCGCCACCGGCACCCTCACCGCCGTGCTCGGCCCCAACGGGGCCGGCAAGACCACCACCATCGAGACCTGTGAGGGCTACCGCCGCCCCGACGCCGGCACGGTCCGGGTGCTCGGCCTCGATCCGGTCGCCGACTCCGCCGCGCTGCGGCCACGGATCGGCGTGATGCTGCAGAGCGGCGGGGTCTACCCCGGGGCGCGCGCGGAGGAGATGCTGCGCCACACCGCGTCCCTGCACGCCCACCCCGTGGACGTCGACTCGCTCATCGAGCGCCTGGGCCTCGGCTCCTGCGGGCGCACGGCCTACCGGCGGCTGTCCGGCGGCCAGCAGCAGCGCCTGGCGCTGGCCATGGCCGTCGTCGGCCGCCCGGAGCTGGTCTTCCTCGACGAGCCGACCGCGGGCCTCGACCCGCAGGCCCGCCGCGCGACCTGGGATCTCGTCCGCGAGCTGCGCGCGGACGGCGTCACCGTCGTCCTCACCACGCACCACATGGACGAGGCCGAGCAGCTGGCGGACGACGTCGCCATCGTCGACGGCGGCAAGGTCATCGCCCAGGGCAGCCCCGAGGAGCTGTGCCGGGGCGGCGCGGAGAACACCCTGCGGTTCAGCGGTCGGCCCGGCCTGGACCTGGCCTCGCTCCTCAAGGCCCTGCCCGCCGACTCCGCCGCCGTGGAGCTGACCTCCGGCACCTACCGGGTCACCGGAAAGGTCGACCCGCAGCTGCTCGCCACCGTCACCGTCTGGTGCGCGCAGAACGGGGTCATGCCGGACCGCATAGCGGTCGAGCGGCACACCCTGGAGGACGTCTTTTTGGAGCTGACCGGCAAGGAGCTGCGGGCATGA
- a CDS encoding ABC transporter permease: MSTDTTPGTSPETGTGTFVPKPGAAPLARMIRAQAALETRMLLRNGEQLLLTVVIPTLLLVLFSAVDIIDTGEGEAVDFLAPGVLALAVMSTAFTGQAIATGFERRYGVLKRLGASPLPRWGLMTAKTCSVLVTEILQIALLTVIAFALGWSPQGNPLSVLALLVLGTAAFSGLGLLMAGTLRAEATLAAANLVFLLLLVGGGVIVPMDKFPAGARAVLELLPISALSDGLRDVLQHGAGLPWGDLGILAVWAVLGLGAAARLFRWE; this comes from the coding sequence ATGAGCACCGACACGACCCCGGGGACGAGCCCGGAGACGGGCACCGGCACCTTCGTCCCGAAGCCCGGCGCGGCGCCGCTCGCCCGGATGATCCGCGCGCAGGCCGCGCTGGAGACCCGGATGCTGCTGCGCAACGGCGAGCAGCTGCTGCTGACCGTCGTCATCCCCACCCTCCTGCTGGTCCTCTTCAGCGCCGTCGACATCATCGACACCGGCGAGGGCGAGGCCGTCGACTTCCTGGCCCCCGGCGTCCTCGCGCTCGCCGTGATGTCCACGGCCTTCACCGGGCAGGCCATCGCGACGGGCTTCGAGCGCCGCTACGGGGTGCTCAAGCGGCTCGGCGCGTCCCCGCTGCCGCGCTGGGGGCTGATGACCGCCAAGACCTGCTCGGTGCTGGTCACCGAGATCCTCCAGATCGCTCTGCTGACGGTGATCGCCTTCGCGCTCGGCTGGTCGCCGCAGGGCAACCCGCTCTCCGTGCTCGCGCTGCTCGTCCTCGGTACCGCGGCGTTCTCGGGCCTCGGGCTGCTGATGGCCGGCACGCTGCGGGCCGAGGCGACCCTGGCCGCGGCCAATCTGGTCTTCCTTCTCCTGCTGGTCGGCGGCGGGGTGATCGTGCCGATGGACAAGTTCCCGGCGGGCGCCCGGGCCGTGCTCGAACTGCTGCCGATCTCCGCCCTGTCCGACGGGCTGCGGGACGTCCTCCAGCACGGCGCGGGCCTGCCCTGGGGCGATCTGGGGATCCTCGCCGTTTGGGCCGTCCTCGGGCTCGGCGCGGCGGCGCGCCTCTTCCGCTGGGAATAG
- a CDS encoding COX15/CtaA family protein: MPKTLNPLQLVADRWQPSDRFVRRAAFACVVMGVIIVVTGGAVRLTQSGLGCPTWPTCTEDSLTPTPEMGINGVIEFTNRMLTYVLCAVVGLAITAARARAPRRRSLTRLGWAQFWLVAGNGIIGGITVLTGLNPYIVASHFLAATALLTVAVVMWRRACEGDEEPRDLVARPVRQLGWVLVVTTALLILVGTVVTGSGKHAGDAKKDVHRIPLDVREITQLHVDLVCVVLGLVIALWFVLRAVQAPAVARRRVAELFGVLMLQGAIGFVQYVNDSPELLVGTHMLGSCLVWIAVLRVSLSLRDRGELLATVPAPSGGPEARQPAAASSR, encoded by the coding sequence GTGCCGAAAACGCTGAACCCCCTCCAGCTCGTCGCCGACCGCTGGCAGCCGTCCGACCGCTTCGTCCGGCGGGCCGCCTTCGCCTGCGTCGTGATGGGCGTGATCATTGTCGTGACGGGCGGCGCGGTCCGGCTCACCCAGTCCGGGCTCGGCTGCCCGACCTGGCCGACCTGCACCGAAGACAGCCTGACGCCGACGCCCGAGATGGGCATCAACGGCGTCATCGAGTTCACCAACCGCATGCTGACCTACGTGCTGTGCGCGGTCGTGGGCCTGGCCATCACGGCGGCACGCGCGCGTGCCCCGCGCCGCCGCAGCCTCACCCGGCTGGGCTGGGCGCAGTTCTGGCTCGTGGCGGGCAACGGCATCATCGGTGGCATCACGGTGCTGACGGGCCTCAACCCCTACATCGTCGCCTCGCACTTCCTGGCGGCCACCGCGCTGCTGACGGTCGCGGTGGTGATGTGGCGCCGCGCATGCGAGGGCGACGAGGAGCCGCGCGACCTGGTGGCCCGCCCGGTGCGGCAGCTCGGCTGGGTGCTGGTCGTCACGACCGCCCTGCTGATCCTGGTCGGCACGGTGGTGACGGGTTCGGGGAAGCACGCGGGCGACGCGAAGAAGGACGTGCACCGCATCCCGCTGGACGTCCGTGAGATCACCCAGCTGCACGTGGACCTCGTCTGCGTCGTGCTCGGCCTGGTCATCGCCCTGTGGTTCGTCCTGCGGGCCGTGCAGGCACCGGCCGTGGCGCGGCGCAGGGTGGCGGAGCTGTTCGGCGTGCTGATGCTCCAGGGCGCCATCGGCTTCGTGCAGTACGTCAATGACTCCCCCGAGCTCCTCGTGGGCACCCACATGCTCGGCTCGTGCCTGGTGTGGATCGCCGTGCTCCGGGTCTCCCTGTCGCTGCGGGACCGCGGTGAGCTGCTCGCCACGGTGCCCGCCCCCTCCGGCGGGCCCGAAGCCCGTCAGCCCGCCGCCGCGTCCAGCCGGTAG
- a CDS encoding amidohydrolase, whose translation MPPLVDQYSHGAVHGELGLGAFETHLAAAAGSTGAAPRGTTFFDSRAGLAVRRWCPPLLGLEPHCAPVRYLARRRELGAYRAGHLLLRGAGIGTFLLEAGVPSDLTSAEELAGAADGRAHEVVRLEPLAAQVADTSGSADAFAAYLAEALYAAAQNATAFASGVTSCEEAPPGPDEVRRAADHWLRTRRRGSAPGGPLLDRHLLWSAAATGLPVQLHCPDPRRLVPFLRATAGLGTDLVLLPDPWHHRQAAQLAAVFPHVYADVGARPEETLREAPFGKLLFSTGARALAELYVVGARLFVRAMERLMGDWVADGWCRRAEAGRIASLVAAGTARRVYRLDAAAG comes from the coding sequence ATGCCGCCGCTCGTCGATCAGTACAGCCACGGCGCCGTCCACGGCGAACTGGGCCTCGGGGCGTTCGAGACGCATCTCGCGGCGGCCGCCGGTTCCACCGGCGCGGCCCCCCGCGGGACGACCTTCTTCGACAGCCGCGCGGGCCTCGCCGTGCGCCGCTGGTGCCCGCCCCTGCTCGGCCTCGAACCGCACTGCGCGCCGGTCCGCTATCTGGCCCGCCGCCGTGAACTGGGCGCCTACCGGGCCGGTCATCTGCTGCTGCGCGGCGCGGGCATCGGGACGTTCCTGCTGGAAGCCGGGGTGCCCAGCGACCTCACCTCCGCCGAGGAGCTGGCGGGCGCCGCCGACGGCCGCGCCCACGAGGTCGTCCGCCTCGAACCGCTCGCCGCGCAGGTCGCGGACACCTCCGGCAGCGCCGACGCCTTCGCCGCCTATCTCGCCGAGGCGCTCTACGCCGCCGCCCAGAACGCCACGGCGTTCGCCTCCGGGGTCACCTCGTGCGAGGAGGCCCCACCCGGCCCGGACGAGGTCCGCAGGGCCGCCGACCACTGGCTGCGCACTCGCCGCAGGGGCTCCGCCCCCGGCGGGCCCCTCCTCGACCGTCATCTGCTGTGGAGTGCCGCCGCCACCGGACTGCCCGTCCAGCTGCACTGCCCAGACCCCCGGCGGCTCGTCCCCTTCCTGCGGGCCACGGCCGGCCTGGGCACGGATCTGGTGCTGCTGCCCGACCCCTGGCACCACCGGCAGGCGGCACAGCTCGCCGCGGTCTTCCCGCACGTCTACGCGGACGTCGGGGCCCGCCCCGAGGAGACGCTGCGCGAGGCGCCGTTCGGCAAGCTGCTGTTCTCCACCGGGGCACGGGCGCTGGCGGAGCTGTACGTGGTGGGCGCCCGGCTGTTCGTCCGGGCCATGGAGCGGCTGATGGGCGACTGGGTCGCCGACGGCTGGTGCCGGCGCGCCGAGGCGGGGCGCATCGCCTCGCTCGTCGCGGCCGGCACCGCCCGCAGGGTCTACCGGCTGGACGCGGCGGCGGGCTGA
- the zwf gene encoding glucose-6-phosphate dehydrogenase, which produces MSTSSNPLRDAQDRRLPRIAGPSGLVIFGVTGDLSRKKLMPAVYDLANRGLLPPGFSLIGFARRDWETEDFAQIVHDAVKEHARTPFREEVWQQLVQGCRFVQGDFDDDEAFETLKDTIQELDKAQGTGGNFAFYLSVPPKFFPTVVQQLKKHGLADQKEGSWRRAVIEKPFGHDLASAQELNRIVHEVFPAEAVFRIDHYLGKETVQNILALRFANTLFEPIWNRSYVDHVQITMAEDIGIGGRAGYYDGIGAARDVIQNHLLQLLALTAMEEPASFEADALVAEKTKVLGAVRLPKDLGKNTVRGQYAHGWQGGEEVVGYLEEDGIDPQSKTDTYAAIKLEIDNRRWAGVPFYLRTGKRLGRRVTEIAVVFQRAPHSPFDHTATEELGQNALVIRVQPDEGVTLRFGSKVPGTSMEVRDVSMDFAYGESFTESSPEAYERLILDVLLGDANLFPRLREVELSWEILDPIERYWDKHGKPASYQAGTWGPDEADEMLARDGRSWRRP; this is translated from the coding sequence TTGAGCACAAGCAGCAATCCGCTGCGTGACGCTCAGGACCGACGGCTCCCGCGTATCGCGGGGCCGTCGGGCCTGGTCATCTTTGGCGTCACGGGCGATTTGTCCCGTAAAAAGCTGATGCCTGCCGTCTATGACCTGGCCAACCGCGGTCTGCTGCCGCCGGGCTTCTCCCTCATCGGCTTCGCGCGTCGCGACTGGGAGACCGAGGACTTCGCCCAGATCGTGCACGACGCGGTCAAGGAGCACGCGCGCACGCCGTTCCGTGAGGAGGTCTGGCAGCAGCTGGTGCAGGGCTGCCGGTTCGTCCAGGGCGACTTCGACGACGACGAGGCGTTCGAGACCCTCAAGGACACCATCCAGGAGCTCGACAAGGCGCAGGGCACGGGCGGCAACTTCGCCTTCTACCTGTCCGTCCCGCCGAAGTTCTTCCCCACGGTCGTCCAGCAGCTGAAGAAGCACGGCCTGGCCGACCAGAAGGAGGGCTCCTGGCGGCGCGCCGTCATCGAGAAGCCCTTCGGGCACGACCTGGCCAGCGCCCAGGAGCTCAACCGGATCGTCCACGAGGTCTTCCCGGCCGAGGCGGTCTTCCGCATCGACCACTACCTCGGCAAGGAGACGGTCCAGAACATCCTGGCGCTGCGCTTCGCCAACACCCTCTTCGAGCCGATCTGGAACCGGTCCTACGTCGACCACGTGCAGATCACCATGGCCGAGGACATCGGCATCGGTGGCCGGGCCGGCTACTACGACGGCATCGGCGCCGCCCGCGACGTCATCCAGAACCACCTGCTCCAGCTGCTCGCGCTGACCGCGATGGAGGAGCCCGCCTCCTTCGAGGCGGACGCGCTGGTCGCGGAGAAGACCAAGGTGCTCGGCGCCGTGCGGCTGCCCAAGGACCTCGGCAAGAACACAGTGCGGGGCCAGTACGCGCACGGCTGGCAGGGTGGCGAGGAGGTCGTCGGCTACCTCGAAGAGGACGGCATCGACCCGCAGTCGAAGACCGACACCTACGCCGCGATCAAGCTGGAGATCGACAACCGCCGCTGGGCGGGCGTCCCCTTCTATCTCCGCACGGGCAAGCGGCTCGGCCGCCGCGTCACCGAGATCGCGGTCGTCTTCCAGCGCGCCCCGCACTCGCCCTTCGACCACACCGCCACCGAGGAGCTGGGGCAGAACGCCCTGGTGATCCGGGTGCAGCCGGACGAGGGCGTCACCCTGCGGTTCGGCTCCAAGGTGCCGGGCACCTCGATGGAGGTCCGGGACGTCTCGATGGACTTCGCCTACGGCGAGTCCTTCACCGAGTCCAGCCCGGAGGCGTACGAGCGGCTCATCCTCGATGTGCTGCTGGGCGACGCCAACCTCTTCCCGCGGCTGCGGGAGGTCGAACTGTCCTGGGAGATCCTCGACCCGATCGAGCGCTACTGGGACAAGCACGGCAAGCCCGCGTCCTACCAGGCCGGCACCTGGGGCCCGGACGAGGCCGACGAGATGCTCGCACGAGACGGACGGAGCTGGCGGCGGCCATGA